The Paramormyrops kingsleyae isolate MSU_618 chromosome 11, PKINGS_0.4, whole genome shotgun sequence genome includes a window with the following:
- the LOC111840595 gene encoding pleckstrin homology domain-containing family A member 7-like isoform X6, translating into MWSQDCSGHGTAPGHPFYLAPGSHNQRTTTFQHPVTGEISAENIDFMLQENPNSCMSNPKSKQRTPSMVSESSTTMTSSTGDPPSVPKASKSSGKVHSFGKRDHAIKRNPNVPVVVRGWLYKQDSSGMRLWKRKWFVLSDHCLFYYKDSREEAVLGSIPLPSYVISPVEPADHISRKYAFKASHTGMRAYFNNKEAVAGSRTEHGGMRTYFFSADTQEDMNSWIRAMNQAALVQAPSTQRESEKPKQAGSFEREAAPQTNHVNNHSRTTSQPAGLPQSESTEPPDGNSFSMESTEEARKERDPTFLKDTPEAQSQVLPPAVSIETGGRPLDAAVPQAPPAHSSRLSPSVLRLEPNPGGTHMKGGAPCSDTEKQVQRKSALAQVEHWVKVQKGDPKSLHASELTLPRRTPPAQAKAHAFQAYQSLPKSSQPSPAGGSSPVQHHLPSDYKYAQDRLSHLRMSTGERAASREGTVWQLYEWQQRQHFRHGSPTAPNYSVSPDYGEPAPYRAALDVPRSISVPPSPCDIPPPGPPPKALSPRRPHTPAERVTVRPMDERSVVRVPPSSSPQETQRSKNSRMTPTHRKSIPPMGYMTHTVSAPSLYGKTADDTYMQLKSDLEYLDLKVARREVLKDKVAKPVKIAESDVDVKLSRLCEQDKILQELEARIRMLKEDKDKLESVLDISHQQMEQYRDQPPHAEKIAYQQRLLQEDLVHIRAEISRVSTEMENAWNEYSRLEMDLHQLKESLMAQLRRTILSQQEKAEMKKELWRIEDVMAGLSSSKANYKVTIDSVKNPERKLVPSISLPSVPSLSLSEPASQSKTPQRSPQRSPQRSPHLSPVQLELSQPPSQSPLLSPVLFPQDQGPHLSGLDEDDAPPRPPLPQLYRPEEMPPAVPPLPKETSAIKPMSVRGLKRQSDERKRDREFGQVINGDYKVELRPYQSEPELFGPGQASAAMPGTGNGYQTLPSRGLTGSTSRLNQSTNISSYVTLRRGISACSLKERPRSALERLYSGEQQGGRMSAEEQLERMKRHQKALVRERKRNLSQGERSAASSTSSRASAPASRPPSTDQGSWKREQDFDLQLLERTVQREELPHPHSDEWLTAIAMPMRGRDLEKLDDNLDLHHQLSLPPKLPVPQHYMDSERDEQLIQQDMETRHRKAQRIKTLLGLSSVQIMLSGEPDKTAMPGSEAAPQERAMAVSYTLPSEAAAKAVAQH; encoded by the exons GCCTCCAAGTCCAGCGGGAAGGTGCACAGCTTTGGGAAGAGGGACCACGCCATCAAGCGGAACCCCAACGTGCCCGTGGTGGTGAGGGGATGGCTCTACAAACAG GACAGCTCTGGGATGAGGCTGTGGAAACGAAAGTGGTTCGTGTTGTCTGACCACTGCCTGTTTTATTACAAAG ACAGCCGTGAGGAGGCCGTCCTGGGGAGCATCCCCCTGCCCAGCTACGTCATCTCTCCAGTGGAACCTGCCGACCACATCAGCCGCAAGTACGCGTTCAAG GCCAGCCACACGGGCATGCGAGCCTACTTTAATAACAAGGAGGCCGTGGCGGGCTCCCGGACTGAGCACGGCGGCATGCGCACCTACTTCTTCAGCGCCGACACCCAAGAGGACATGAACAGCTGGATCCGGGCCATGAATCAGGCGGCTCTTGTGCAGGCCCCCAGCAcccagag GGAGTCTGAGAAGCCGAAGCAGGCGGGATCTTTTGAGCGAGAGGCAGCCCCACAAACCAATCACGTCAATAATCACAGCAGGACCACATCTCAGCCGGCAGGCTTGCCCCAATCAGAGAGCACGGAGCCGCCCGACGGCAACTCCTTCAGCATGGAGTCGACTGAAGAGGCCCGCAAGGAGCGGGACCCCACTTTCCTCAAGGACACACCGGAGGCCCAGAGCCAGGTCCTGCCCCCCGCAGTCTCCATAGAAACAGGAGGTCGGCCCCTGGATGCAGCAGTCCCCCAGGCGCCGCCCGCACACAGCAGCCGCCTGTCCCCAAGCGTCCTGCGGCTCGAGCCCAACCCCGGCGGGACGCATATGAAGGGTGGGGCTCCCTGCTCCGACACGGAGAAGCAAGTGCAGAGGAAGAGCGCGCTGGCCCAGGTGGAGCACTGGGTGAAGGTGCAGAAGGGAGACCCCAAGAG CCTCCATGCCTCTGAGCTCACGCTGCCACGGCGGACCCCCCCAGCACAAGCCAAGGCCCATGCGTTCCAGGCATACCAGTCCCTACCGAAAAGCTCTCAGCCCTCCCCGGCCGGTGGATCCTCCCCAGTGCAGCATCACCTGCCCAGCGACTACAAGTATGCCCAGGACCGACTGAGCCACCTGCGCATGTCGACGGGGGAGCGCGCCGCCAGCAGGGAGGGCACGGTATGGCAGCTCTACGAGTGGCAGCAGCGGCAGCACTTCCGGCACGGCAGCCCCACTGCGCCCAATTACAGCGTCTCCCCCGACTACGGCGAGCCCGCCCCCTACAGGGCGGCCCTGGACGTGCCCCGCTCCATCTCGGTGCCCCCATCCCCCTGCGACATCCCgccaccggggccccccccgaAAGCCCTGTCACCCCGGAGACCGCACACGCCAGCCGAGCGGGTCACCGTTAGGCCAATGGACGAGAGGTCGGTGGTGAGGGTCCCGCCCTCCAGCTCCCCGCAGGAGACGCAGCGCTCCAAGAACAGCAGG ATGACCCCAACACACAGGAAGTCAATACCACCCATGGGCTACATGACGCACACCGTCAGCGCACCTAGCTTGTACGGAAAAACG GCTGACGATACTTACATGCAGCTGAAGTCGGACCTGGAGTATCTAGACCTGAAG GTAGCCAGGCGTGAAGTGCTCAAAGACAAGGTGGCGAAACCCGTCAAAATAGCTGAGAGCGATGTTGAC GTGAAGTTAAGCAGACTCTGCGAGCAGGATAAGATTCTACAGGAGCTGGAGGCACGGATCCGCATGCTGAAGGAGGACAAG GACAAGCTGGAGTCGGTGCTGGATATATCCCACCAGCAAATGGAGCAATACCGCGACCAGCCGCCCCACGCTGAGAAAATCGCCTACCAGCAGAGGCTGCTGCAGGAGGACCTGGTGCACATCCGGGCTGAGATCTCCCGGGTGTCCACG GAGATGGAGAATGCCTGGAATGAGTACAGCCGACTGGAGATGGATCTGCACCAGCTGAAGGAGTCGCTGATGGCTCAGCTGAGGCGCACCATCCTATCTCAG CAGGAAAAAGCTGAAATGAAGAAGGAGCTGTGGAGGATTGAGGACGTCATGGCGGGCCTGAGCTCCAGCAAGGCCAACTACAAAGTCACCATAGACTCCGTGAAGAACCCCG AAAGGAAACTGGTGCCTTCGATATCGCTGCCCTCAGTGCCTTCTCTGTCCTTGAGTGAGCCTGCAAGCCAATCAAAGACGCCCCAGAGGAGCCCCCAGAGGAGCCCTCAGAGGAGCCCCCACCTCAGCCCCGTGCAGCTGGAGCTGTCTCAACCGCCTTCGCAGTCGCCTCTCTTGTCCCCTGTCCTATTCCCCCAGGACCAGGGACCCCACCTATCT GGGCTGGATGAGGATGACGCCCCTCCCaggccacccctcccccagctctACAGACCTGAGGAGATGCCCCCCGCCGTGCCCCCCCTGCCCAAGGAGACCTCCGCCATCAAGCCCATGTCCGTCCGTGGCCTCAAGCGCCAGTCCGATGAGAGGAAGCGTGACAGAGAGTTCGGCCAGGTCATCAACGGAGACTACAAG GTGGAGTTGAGGCCCTACCAGAGCGAGCCAGAGCTGTTTGGTCCTGGGCAGGCCAGTGCAGCGATGCCGGGGACTGGAAACGGCTACCAGACTTTGCCCAGCAGGG GCCTGACTGGCTCCACATCCAGGCTGAACCAATCCACCAACATCTCCTCGTACGTTACACTCCGAAGGGGAATCTCAGCGTGCAGCCTGAAG GAGAGACCGAGGAGCGCGCTGGAGAGGCTGTACTCGGGGGAGCAGCAGGGGGGCCGCATGAGCGCCGAAGAGCAGTTGGAGCGCATGAAGCGGCACCAGAAGGCGCTGGTCCGGGAGCGTAAGCGGAACCTCAGCCAAGGGGAGCGCTCGgccgcctcctccacctcctcccgTGCCTCGGCCCCTGCCTCACGGCCCCCCTCCACAGACCAGGGCTCA TGGAAGCGAGAGCAAGACTTCGACCTGCAGCTCCTGGAGCGTACTGTCCAAAGAGAGGAGCTCCCCCATCCCCATTCCGACGAGTGGCTGACCGCCATCGCCATGCCGATGAGGGGGCGGGACCTGGAGAAGTTGGACGACAACCTGGACCTCCACCATCAG CTCTCCCTGCCCCCGAAGCTGCCTGTCCCCCAGCACTACATGGACTCCGAGCGGGACGAGCAGCTCATCCAGCAGGACATGGAGACGCGACACCGTAAGGCACAGCGCATCAAGACCCTCCTAGGCCTGTCCAG tGTCCAGATCATGCTGTCCGGCGAGCCAGACAAGACGGCCATGCCGGGTAGTGAGGCAGCCCCCCAGGAGCGCGCAAT
- the LOC111840595 gene encoding pleckstrin homology domain-containing family A member 7-like isoform X4, whose amino-acid sequence MPAPWPEASAVDRSLAHHNQRTTTFQHPVTGEISAENIDFMLQENPNSCMSNPKSKQRTPSMVSESSTTMTSSTGDPPSVPKASKSSGKVHSFGKRDHAIKRNPNVPVVVRGWLYKQDSSGMRLWKRKWFVLSDHCLFYYKDSREEAVLGSIPLPSYVISPVEPADHISRKYAFKASHTGMRAYFNNKEAVAGSRTEHGGMRTYFFSADTQEDMNSWIRAMNQAALVQAPSTQRESEKPKQAGSFEREAAPQTNHVNNHSRTTSQPAGLPQSESTEPPDGNSFSMESTEEARKERDPTFLKDTPEAQSQVLPPAVSIETGGRPLDAAVPQAPPAHSSRLSPSVLRLEPNPGGTHMKGGAPCSDTEKQVQRKSALAQVEHWVKVQKGDPKSLHASELTLPRRTPPAQAKAHAFQAYQSLPKSSQPSPAGGSSPVQHHLPSDYKYAQDRLSHLRMSTGERAASREGTVWQLYEWQQRQHFRHGSPTAPNYSVSPDYGEPAPYRAALDVPRSISVPPSPCDIPPPGPPPKALSPRRPHTPAERVTVRPMDERSVVRVPPSSSPQETQRSKNSRMTPTHRKSIPPMGYMTHTVSAPSLYGKTADDTYMQLKSDLEYLDLKVARREVLKDKVAKPVKIAESDVDVKLSRLCEQDKILQELEARIRMLKEDKDKLESVLDISHQQMEQYRDQPPHAEKIAYQQRLLQEDLVHIRAEISRVSTEMENAWNEYSRLEMDLHQLKESLMAQLRRTILSQQEKAEMKKELWRIEDVMAGLSSSKANYKVTIDSVKNPERKLVPSISLPSVPSLSLSEPASQSKTPQRSPQRSPQRSPHLSPVQLELSQPPSQSPLLSPVLFPQDQGPHLSGLDEDDAPPRPPLPQLYRPEEMPPAVPPLPKETSAIKPMSVRGLKRQSDERKRDREFGQVINGDYKVELRPYQSEPELFGPGQASAAMPGTGNGYQTLPSRGLTGSTSRLNQSTNISSYVTLRRGISACSLKERPRSALERLYSGEQQGGRMSAEEQLERMKRHQKALVRERKRNLSQGERSAASSTSSRASAPASRPPSTDQGSWKREQDFDLQLLERTVQREELPHPHSDEWLTAIAMPMRGRDLEKLDDNLDLHHQLSLPPKLPVPQHYMDSERDEQLIQQDMETRHRKAQRIKTLLGLSSVQIMLSGEPDKTAMPGSEAAPQERAMAVSYTLPSEAAAKAVAQH is encoded by the exons GCCTCCAAGTCCAGCGGGAAGGTGCACAGCTTTGGGAAGAGGGACCACGCCATCAAGCGGAACCCCAACGTGCCCGTGGTGGTGAGGGGATGGCTCTACAAACAG GACAGCTCTGGGATGAGGCTGTGGAAACGAAAGTGGTTCGTGTTGTCTGACCACTGCCTGTTTTATTACAAAG ACAGCCGTGAGGAGGCCGTCCTGGGGAGCATCCCCCTGCCCAGCTACGTCATCTCTCCAGTGGAACCTGCCGACCACATCAGCCGCAAGTACGCGTTCAAG GCCAGCCACACGGGCATGCGAGCCTACTTTAATAACAAGGAGGCCGTGGCGGGCTCCCGGACTGAGCACGGCGGCATGCGCACCTACTTCTTCAGCGCCGACACCCAAGAGGACATGAACAGCTGGATCCGGGCCATGAATCAGGCGGCTCTTGTGCAGGCCCCCAGCAcccagag GGAGTCTGAGAAGCCGAAGCAGGCGGGATCTTTTGAGCGAGAGGCAGCCCCACAAACCAATCACGTCAATAATCACAGCAGGACCACATCTCAGCCGGCAGGCTTGCCCCAATCAGAGAGCACGGAGCCGCCCGACGGCAACTCCTTCAGCATGGAGTCGACTGAAGAGGCCCGCAAGGAGCGGGACCCCACTTTCCTCAAGGACACACCGGAGGCCCAGAGCCAGGTCCTGCCCCCCGCAGTCTCCATAGAAACAGGAGGTCGGCCCCTGGATGCAGCAGTCCCCCAGGCGCCGCCCGCACACAGCAGCCGCCTGTCCCCAAGCGTCCTGCGGCTCGAGCCCAACCCCGGCGGGACGCATATGAAGGGTGGGGCTCCCTGCTCCGACACGGAGAAGCAAGTGCAGAGGAAGAGCGCGCTGGCCCAGGTGGAGCACTGGGTGAAGGTGCAGAAGGGAGACCCCAAGAG CCTCCATGCCTCTGAGCTCACGCTGCCACGGCGGACCCCCCCAGCACAAGCCAAGGCCCATGCGTTCCAGGCATACCAGTCCCTACCGAAAAGCTCTCAGCCCTCCCCGGCCGGTGGATCCTCCCCAGTGCAGCATCACCTGCCCAGCGACTACAAGTATGCCCAGGACCGACTGAGCCACCTGCGCATGTCGACGGGGGAGCGCGCCGCCAGCAGGGAGGGCACGGTATGGCAGCTCTACGAGTGGCAGCAGCGGCAGCACTTCCGGCACGGCAGCCCCACTGCGCCCAATTACAGCGTCTCCCCCGACTACGGCGAGCCCGCCCCCTACAGGGCGGCCCTGGACGTGCCCCGCTCCATCTCGGTGCCCCCATCCCCCTGCGACATCCCgccaccggggccccccccgaAAGCCCTGTCACCCCGGAGACCGCACACGCCAGCCGAGCGGGTCACCGTTAGGCCAATGGACGAGAGGTCGGTGGTGAGGGTCCCGCCCTCCAGCTCCCCGCAGGAGACGCAGCGCTCCAAGAACAGCAGG ATGACCCCAACACACAGGAAGTCAATACCACCCATGGGCTACATGACGCACACCGTCAGCGCACCTAGCTTGTACGGAAAAACG GCTGACGATACTTACATGCAGCTGAAGTCGGACCTGGAGTATCTAGACCTGAAG GTAGCCAGGCGTGAAGTGCTCAAAGACAAGGTGGCGAAACCCGTCAAAATAGCTGAGAGCGATGTTGAC GTGAAGTTAAGCAGACTCTGCGAGCAGGATAAGATTCTACAGGAGCTGGAGGCACGGATCCGCATGCTGAAGGAGGACAAG GACAAGCTGGAGTCGGTGCTGGATATATCCCACCAGCAAATGGAGCAATACCGCGACCAGCCGCCCCACGCTGAGAAAATCGCCTACCAGCAGAGGCTGCTGCAGGAGGACCTGGTGCACATCCGGGCTGAGATCTCCCGGGTGTCCACG GAGATGGAGAATGCCTGGAATGAGTACAGCCGACTGGAGATGGATCTGCACCAGCTGAAGGAGTCGCTGATGGCTCAGCTGAGGCGCACCATCCTATCTCAG CAGGAAAAAGCTGAAATGAAGAAGGAGCTGTGGAGGATTGAGGACGTCATGGCGGGCCTGAGCTCCAGCAAGGCCAACTACAAAGTCACCATAGACTCCGTGAAGAACCCCG AAAGGAAACTGGTGCCTTCGATATCGCTGCCCTCAGTGCCTTCTCTGTCCTTGAGTGAGCCTGCAAGCCAATCAAAGACGCCCCAGAGGAGCCCCCAGAGGAGCCCTCAGAGGAGCCCCCACCTCAGCCCCGTGCAGCTGGAGCTGTCTCAACCGCCTTCGCAGTCGCCTCTCTTGTCCCCTGTCCTATTCCCCCAGGACCAGGGACCCCACCTATCT GGGCTGGATGAGGATGACGCCCCTCCCaggccacccctcccccagctctACAGACCTGAGGAGATGCCCCCCGCCGTGCCCCCCCTGCCCAAGGAGACCTCCGCCATCAAGCCCATGTCCGTCCGTGGCCTCAAGCGCCAGTCCGATGAGAGGAAGCGTGACAGAGAGTTCGGCCAGGTCATCAACGGAGACTACAAG GTGGAGTTGAGGCCCTACCAGAGCGAGCCAGAGCTGTTTGGTCCTGGGCAGGCCAGTGCAGCGATGCCGGGGACTGGAAACGGCTACCAGACTTTGCCCAGCAGGG GCCTGACTGGCTCCACATCCAGGCTGAACCAATCCACCAACATCTCCTCGTACGTTACACTCCGAAGGGGAATCTCAGCGTGCAGCCTGAAG GAGAGACCGAGGAGCGCGCTGGAGAGGCTGTACTCGGGGGAGCAGCAGGGGGGCCGCATGAGCGCCGAAGAGCAGTTGGAGCGCATGAAGCGGCACCAGAAGGCGCTGGTCCGGGAGCGTAAGCGGAACCTCAGCCAAGGGGAGCGCTCGgccgcctcctccacctcctcccgTGCCTCGGCCCCTGCCTCACGGCCCCCCTCCACAGACCAGGGCTCA TGGAAGCGAGAGCAAGACTTCGACCTGCAGCTCCTGGAGCGTACTGTCCAAAGAGAGGAGCTCCCCCATCCCCATTCCGACGAGTGGCTGACCGCCATCGCCATGCCGATGAGGGGGCGGGACCTGGAGAAGTTGGACGACAACCTGGACCTCCACCATCAG CTCTCCCTGCCCCCGAAGCTGCCTGTCCCCCAGCACTACATGGACTCCGAGCGGGACGAGCAGCTCATCCAGCAGGACATGGAGACGCGACACCGTAAGGCACAGCGCATCAAGACCCTCCTAGGCCTGTCCAG tGTCCAGATCATGCTGTCCGGCGAGCCAGACAAGACGGCCATGCCGGGTAGTGAGGCAGCCCCCCAGGAGCGCGCAAT
- the LOC111840595 gene encoding pleckstrin homology domain-containing family A member 7-like isoform X8 translates to MGCPLIFPRNSHNQRTTTFQHPVTGEISAENIDFMLQENPNSCMSNPKSKQRTPSMVSESSTTMTSSTGDPPSVPKASKSSGKVHSFGKRDHAIKRNPNVPVVVRGWLYKQDSSGMRLWKRKWFVLSDHCLFYYKDSREEAVLGSIPLPSYVISPVEPADHISRKYAFKASHTGMRAYFNNKEAVAGSRTEHGGMRTYFFSADTQEDMNSWIRAMNQAALVQAPSTQRESEKPKQAGSFEREAAPQTNHVNNHSRTTSQPAGLPQSESTEPPDGNSFSMESTEEARKERDPTFLKDTPEAQSQVLPPAVSIETGGRPLDAAVPQAPPAHSSRLSPSVLRLEPNPGGTHMKGGAPCSDTEKQVQRKSALAQVEHWVKVQKGDPKSLHASELTLPRRTPPAQAKAHAFQAYQSLPKSSQPSPAGGSSPVQHHLPSDYKYAQDRLSHLRMSTGERAASREGTVWQLYEWQQRQHFRHGSPTAPNYSVSPDYGEPAPYRAALDVPRSISVPPSPCDIPPPGPPPKALSPRRPHTPAERVTVRPMDERSVVRVPPSSSPQETQRSKNSRMTPTHRKSIPPMGYMTHTVSAPSLYGKTADDTYMQLKSDLEYLDLKVARREVLKDKVAKPVKIAESDVDVKLSRLCEQDKILQELEARIRMLKEDKDKLESVLDISHQQMEQYRDQPPHAEKIAYQQRLLQEDLVHIRAEISRVSTEMENAWNEYSRLEMDLHQLKESLMAQLRRTILSQQEKAEMKKELWRIEDVMAGLSSSKANYKVTIDSVKNPERKLVPSISLPSVPSLSLSEPASQSKTPQRSPQRSPQRSPHLSPVQLELSQPPSQSPLLSPVLFPQDQGPHLSGLDEDDAPPRPPLPQLYRPEEMPPAVPPLPKETSAIKPMSVRGLKRQSDERKRDREFGQVINGDYKVELRPYQSEPELFGPGQASAAMPGTGNGYQTLPSRGLTGSTSRLNQSTNISSYVTLRRGISACSLKERPRSALERLYSGEQQGGRMSAEEQLERMKRHQKALVRERKRNLSQGERSAASSTSSRASAPASRPPSTDQGSWKREQDFDLQLLERTVQREELPHPHSDEWLTAIAMPMRGRDLEKLDDNLDLHHQLSLPPKLPVPQHYMDSERDEQLIQQDMETRHRKAQRIKTLLGLSSVQIMLSGEPDKTAMPGSEAAPQERAMAVSYTLPSEAAAKAVAQH, encoded by the exons GCCTCCAAGTCCAGCGGGAAGGTGCACAGCTTTGGGAAGAGGGACCACGCCATCAAGCGGAACCCCAACGTGCCCGTGGTGGTGAGGGGATGGCTCTACAAACAG GACAGCTCTGGGATGAGGCTGTGGAAACGAAAGTGGTTCGTGTTGTCTGACCACTGCCTGTTTTATTACAAAG ACAGCCGTGAGGAGGCCGTCCTGGGGAGCATCCCCCTGCCCAGCTACGTCATCTCTCCAGTGGAACCTGCCGACCACATCAGCCGCAAGTACGCGTTCAAG GCCAGCCACACGGGCATGCGAGCCTACTTTAATAACAAGGAGGCCGTGGCGGGCTCCCGGACTGAGCACGGCGGCATGCGCACCTACTTCTTCAGCGCCGACACCCAAGAGGACATGAACAGCTGGATCCGGGCCATGAATCAGGCGGCTCTTGTGCAGGCCCCCAGCAcccagag GGAGTCTGAGAAGCCGAAGCAGGCGGGATCTTTTGAGCGAGAGGCAGCCCCACAAACCAATCACGTCAATAATCACAGCAGGACCACATCTCAGCCGGCAGGCTTGCCCCAATCAGAGAGCACGGAGCCGCCCGACGGCAACTCCTTCAGCATGGAGTCGACTGAAGAGGCCCGCAAGGAGCGGGACCCCACTTTCCTCAAGGACACACCGGAGGCCCAGAGCCAGGTCCTGCCCCCCGCAGTCTCCATAGAAACAGGAGGTCGGCCCCTGGATGCAGCAGTCCCCCAGGCGCCGCCCGCACACAGCAGCCGCCTGTCCCCAAGCGTCCTGCGGCTCGAGCCCAACCCCGGCGGGACGCATATGAAGGGTGGGGCTCCCTGCTCCGACACGGAGAAGCAAGTGCAGAGGAAGAGCGCGCTGGCCCAGGTGGAGCACTGGGTGAAGGTGCAGAAGGGAGACCCCAAGAG CCTCCATGCCTCTGAGCTCACGCTGCCACGGCGGACCCCCCCAGCACAAGCCAAGGCCCATGCGTTCCAGGCATACCAGTCCCTACCGAAAAGCTCTCAGCCCTCCCCGGCCGGTGGATCCTCCCCAGTGCAGCATCACCTGCCCAGCGACTACAAGTATGCCCAGGACCGACTGAGCCACCTGCGCATGTCGACGGGGGAGCGCGCCGCCAGCAGGGAGGGCACGGTATGGCAGCTCTACGAGTGGCAGCAGCGGCAGCACTTCCGGCACGGCAGCCCCACTGCGCCCAATTACAGCGTCTCCCCCGACTACGGCGAGCCCGCCCCCTACAGGGCGGCCCTGGACGTGCCCCGCTCCATCTCGGTGCCCCCATCCCCCTGCGACATCCCgccaccggggccccccccgaAAGCCCTGTCACCCCGGAGACCGCACACGCCAGCCGAGCGGGTCACCGTTAGGCCAATGGACGAGAGGTCGGTGGTGAGGGTCCCGCCCTCCAGCTCCCCGCAGGAGACGCAGCGCTCCAAGAACAGCAGG ATGACCCCAACACACAGGAAGTCAATACCACCCATGGGCTACATGACGCACACCGTCAGCGCACCTAGCTTGTACGGAAAAACG GCTGACGATACTTACATGCAGCTGAAGTCGGACCTGGAGTATCTAGACCTGAAG GTAGCCAGGCGTGAAGTGCTCAAAGACAAGGTGGCGAAACCCGTCAAAATAGCTGAGAGCGATGTTGAC GTGAAGTTAAGCAGACTCTGCGAGCAGGATAAGATTCTACAGGAGCTGGAGGCACGGATCCGCATGCTGAAGGAGGACAAG GACAAGCTGGAGTCGGTGCTGGATATATCCCACCAGCAAATGGAGCAATACCGCGACCAGCCGCCCCACGCTGAGAAAATCGCCTACCAGCAGAGGCTGCTGCAGGAGGACCTGGTGCACATCCGGGCTGAGATCTCCCGGGTGTCCACG GAGATGGAGAATGCCTGGAATGAGTACAGCCGACTGGAGATGGATCTGCACCAGCTGAAGGAGTCGCTGATGGCTCAGCTGAGGCGCACCATCCTATCTCAG CAGGAAAAAGCTGAAATGAAGAAGGAGCTGTGGAGGATTGAGGACGTCATGGCGGGCCTGAGCTCCAGCAAGGCCAACTACAAAGTCACCATAGACTCCGTGAAGAACCCCG AAAGGAAACTGGTGCCTTCGATATCGCTGCCCTCAGTGCCTTCTCTGTCCTTGAGTGAGCCTGCAAGCCAATCAAAGACGCCCCAGAGGAGCCCCCAGAGGAGCCCTCAGAGGAGCCCCCACCTCAGCCCCGTGCAGCTGGAGCTGTCTCAACCGCCTTCGCAGTCGCCTCTCTTGTCCCCTGTCCTATTCCCCCAGGACCAGGGACCCCACCTATCT GGGCTGGATGAGGATGACGCCCCTCCCaggccacccctcccccagctctACAGACCTGAGGAGATGCCCCCCGCCGTGCCCCCCCTGCCCAAGGAGACCTCCGCCATCAAGCCCATGTCCGTCCGTGGCCTCAAGCGCCAGTCCGATGAGAGGAAGCGTGACAGAGAGTTCGGCCAGGTCATCAACGGAGACTACAAG GTGGAGTTGAGGCCCTACCAGAGCGAGCCAGAGCTGTTTGGTCCTGGGCAGGCCAGTGCAGCGATGCCGGGGACTGGAAACGGCTACCAGACTTTGCCCAGCAGGG GCCTGACTGGCTCCACATCCAGGCTGAACCAATCCACCAACATCTCCTCGTACGTTACACTCCGAAGGGGAATCTCAGCGTGCAGCCTGAAG GAGAGACCGAGGAGCGCGCTGGAGAGGCTGTACTCGGGGGAGCAGCAGGGGGGCCGCATGAGCGCCGAAGAGCAGTTGGAGCGCATGAAGCGGCACCAGAAGGCGCTGGTCCGGGAGCGTAAGCGGAACCTCAGCCAAGGGGAGCGCTCGgccgcctcctccacctcctcccgTGCCTCGGCCCCTGCCTCACGGCCCCCCTCCACAGACCAGGGCTCA TGGAAGCGAGAGCAAGACTTCGACCTGCAGCTCCTGGAGCGTACTGTCCAAAGAGAGGAGCTCCCCCATCCCCATTCCGACGAGTGGCTGACCGCCATCGCCATGCCGATGAGGGGGCGGGACCTGGAGAAGTTGGACGACAACCTGGACCTCCACCATCAG CTCTCCCTGCCCCCGAAGCTGCCTGTCCCCCAGCACTACATGGACTCCGAGCGGGACGAGCAGCTCATCCAGCAGGACATGGAGACGCGACACCGTAAGGCACAGCGCATCAAGACCCTCCTAGGCCTGTCCAG tGTCCAGATCATGCTGTCCGGCGAGCCAGACAAGACGGCCATGCCGGGTAGTGAGGCAGCCCCCCAGGAGCGCGCAAT